Sequence from the Ereboglobus luteus genome:
GCGCGGCTGCGTTGCAGTCGCGCGCCCAATCGAGATAAGGCAGGTTGGCGAAATGCGCGATGGCAGGCACGGCCGCCGCGACTTCGCCATCCAGCGCCGCCGCGACAATCGAAAGCCGCCCGCCCTGACTGCCGCCGACAACAACAATGCGCGATTTGTCCACATCGGACCGCGAACGCAGATAGCGCAGCGCCTGCACCACGTTCAGATAAATATTGCGGTAATAAAACGCTTCGGCGGGCTCGTATTTTTTATCGCGACTGTAACCGGGGAGCTCGGAATATTTTTCAGCATCCACAGGCTGGCCGTGCACTTGAATATCGAGCGCGAGAAATCCGTGGCGAGCGTGCTCGAGCGGCATCGGACGCGCGGCAAATCCCGCGCCCGGCAAGACAAGCATCGCGGGAAACGGCCCCGCCCCACCCTTCGGCTTGGCAAGCCAGCCGTGAATGCGCACGCCATCGACACTCGCAAAACTCACCTTCCCCGCCTCAACCGCCTCGAAACGATGCCCCTCGGGATCGTAATCCGGCGGAAGCGATGCGTGCGCCGCATTGTATGCGTTTATCTCAGCGGATGAAAATGTCCTCACCGATTCCGCCTTTGCGTCCAGTGACACATTATCGAGCGCACGGATTTGTCTTTTCCAAAATTCAGAAAAATCAGCCGGACGAGAATCGGTGATGTGCATTTTGTCCACATCGAAACCAAATGTGCAAATCCCCACAACCGGCTTCTCCGCCCCGCAATCGACCGCGACTCGCAAGTCATAAAGACCGGGCATCAACCGTGCCGTGGGAATCGTGATGACAAAACCATTCTCAGGCCGCGCAACGCCCGGGCCACTGGAAAAAGGCTGCTCAAACAGATTGCGCGCCAGCGTCCATTTCAACGAAACCGCGCGCACGCCCGCGCGGCAACGCAGCGTTATGGCATCGCCGCTTTTGGCCTTGGTGAAAATGAGGTCGTCATTTCCCTCCGACCAAAATTGCAGCAGCGCCTCATGAGGCGGCGACGGCTTGGGATCAAATTTCCCGGCAAGATTCATCTCCATGGCATTGAGAACAGTGGTTATAAAACACAGGCAGCAGAACAGGGTGATTGTGGAACGGAGTTTCATTACAAGGTTACATTCTAATTTTTGTCAGAGCATAAAATGACATACTATATATAATTTACATTGAATAATTACTCAAACCCATGCAGTCGCATTTATCAGCTCATCAATATATTCACGATAACAATCATAAGATATGTCCGCAGGGATGGAGTGATCTATGCCGGGGATATAGCCGCCCTCCTCGATCACGGGGCGCAGGCGCGCAAACTCCGCCGCCATCGCGCGCCGCCCTTGCGGGATGATGCGCTTGTCGAAACCGCCACCGATGCGCAAATCGCGCCCGAATTGCCGGCGCAGATCGACAGGATCCATGCCCGAGGCAACCTCGCAGGGGCATGTGCTGTTCACCCCAACGGAAAGCATGTCGGGAAGGAGGAGCCGGCAATCACCGTCACTGTCATGCCACGTCAGATGAATATTATGGGAATGCGCAAAATCCATCGCCTTCTTATAGTGCGGCAATATCATTTGGCGAAACATGGCGGGGGAAATCAGCGGGCCGTTTTTAAATGCGAAATCCTCGCCGAAACCGATTATATCAATTTGAGTCACTTGCACCGCGCGGCGCAATCCCTCCATGACCACGGTATTGTAACGCTCGAACAGCTCGCCCACCAACTCCGGCTCGTCGTAAAGCAAATAGGCGGCCCCGTCTATTCCGGCGATTGAGCGCAGTGTCCAATAATAACAACCGCCGTCGATCATGATGATGTCACCCCGCTCCCCGGCGGCGCGGATTTGTCCGAGCCAGTCGGAGGGAAAACGCGCGTCCAGATTTTCCACGTCGAAATGCTCGTCCATCAGGCGGCGCAAGTCCGCGCCTGTTTTCACGGGAAACTCCAGCCATTCCGGAAATGAAGAGTGATCCTTGAATTCCTTCACGGTGCGCCCGTAGCGGTCGGTGCGATAGACAAACTGCTCGTCCTCGCGCAGGGTTTGCACCGGATAATCGGGAAAAACGCCCGCCGCCGGTGTGATGTTGCACATCTTGTAGCCATATTCGCTGACGCCGAGATGTTCGTGAACATCCGTCACGTCCGCGGGCAATCCCTCGCGCCGCCAGCGGGCGAGTGTGTCAAACCACGCCCATGCAAGATAGCAGGGCCGCCGGTCAACGCATTGATAGTTGAGCGTATTAAGAAATCGTTCCCTGGCATTCATACCCATGAATTTGCCGGCTTAATTTACTGCTGAAACACCACCATTTGATGACACTCCAACCGGGGGACGGTCACCCGAATCCGTTCCCCGTCCTCAGTATCGAACGGCAATGCTTCGCCCTGGGGCTCAAGCGTCACCTTGGCGGGCTTTTCTTTCATACGGAGCGAGAGCTCCACATTATACAACGGAACGATATCCTCAATTATTTCTATGTTTCCGCCCGCTATGTTGGCATTGCCGCCGTCCAGCTTGAGCGCACCGCCACGACCGACAGTGTTCGCATACAGAAGATGAACAACATTTCTGTTTTGCGCCTCTTGACGCGTAACGGTCACCCGTCCGGTTGAGGGCAGGTTTGTTTTGACCAAGTCCGCCCCATTCAAAAGCAAGCGCAAACAAGCGCCAATAAACTGTCTGTATACAACCTGCCCGTGGGCGCGATAGCCGGTGAAGGCCGCGTGCGCAAGATAGAGGATGTTTCCCTTGTGCGAGCCGGCCGCGAAACCCGACGGTTCGCGACGCCCGGGCGCGTGCTGGTGACTGCAAAAATGCTCAAAAGTGCGGTTGAAATAAGGTTCGTATATATCACCGAGACCGCTCCCCGAAGCCGGTTTGATTCGCTGTGAGCGGGCATATACAACAAAAGGTGTTTTGACATAATCGGGCCTCAAATCCGAACGCGGCAAAATATACTCCGGACTATATTCACTTGCGCCCATCCACTCCGCGCCGATGTCGAGGGCAAACCCGCCGCCATCCGCGCGCAAACCGCTCTCGCCCGTGAGGAAAAGTTTTCCACCCGCCCCAAGATACGCCCGCGTCTTTTTCTCCAGCTGCTCATCGAGCCGAATATCATCGGGGAAAATCACAATATCATAGGACGACCAGTCGCTTTCGCGGTCAACCATGACAAACGCATGATGCTCCTCCAGCAATACGCGCGTCGCTCCCGTATCGGGCGCGTTGTGCCGCGTGGTGCCGGGATGCTCGGATTCACTTGATAAAATCGCGATTTGCGCAACGGGCGCCGCATCCGCGCACCAAGCCTCCTTGGCACGCACATCGCGGTAGGCGTTGCCAATGATCTCATAGGTGCTGGCATCGAGATCGCCATCCGGATGAAGCTGATCGCCGACACTGCACCGCGCGCCAAAAGCCAGCATCGCGGCGCATTCGTATTTGAGCGCGTTGGGATGCTTGAGCCCGCCGAACTCACCCCATGTCGTGTGAAACTTTCCCGTCATTCCGAGATACGGCAGGCCGAGCTGCGCCACGTAGGAGGCGCTTTCGGGAAAGTGATCATATCCCCAGCCCCCGGTTGGCAGGGACTCAAGCTCCAGATGACTCTGATAACGTATCACATCGCGACGCCCGCGGGGAATGTGTCCGGAATTATGAAACACCGGCATGCCCGCCCGAAGAATGCGTGCGGCGGCATTGGTCTTCTCACAATAAATGCGCCCCGCCGCCTCCGCGCACAGTTTGCGATCCTCCTCATTGCGTGGATCAAGGCCGGCCGCCTTCATATAATCAAGCGCCCAGCGCGAACATCCCGGAAACGGGGAAACGATATCGAGAAATATTCCGTCGCAATCAGGAAACAACCGCACGGCCTCCTCAATTTGCGCGCACAGGTAGTCGAGGTATGGAGAAAGAAAATCCATCTTATGGAATCCGGCCTTCAGCGGCGGCGCGCCAATCACGCGCCCGTCGGCGTCCAGCTCCCTCCACTCGGGATGCTCGTGCGACATTACATTGTCCAGGCCCGCGGACAGATAGACGGGGACGTTGATGCCGATTTCCTTGCACGCGTCGTATTGGGCGCGAAGCAGATCGAACGACAGGCCGGGATGCATGCGCCCCACTTTTGTCGGATGATAACTCCAGCCATGATGGCATTTTGAAAACAGCGTGATCGAGTCCACCGCGGCCTCCCGCAGGCAATCCTGCCAGCGCTTCTTGTCGAAACGCGAGCCTATGCCCGGAATCGCCGGGGATGTGTGGAAATCCAAATGCACTTGTCTGAAACGCAATGAGTGTGGCTTCATATTAAAAATTCTCCCCCGCCGCGGCGGTCTCGGCGGCGACTATGTTTCTTATATATTTTACCTCCCGTTTAAGAACCCGCGCCTGCAACACAATATCATGCTCATGATAAAACGGCATGAATACAAACGTCCCCGACCAGCGGCGGCGCGCCAGCGGCCTTGTCACCTCGTGCCAGTTCACGACCCCCTCCTCGGCAGAGCACCAATCGCGCGCCCAGCCCTTGTCCGGCTCGTTGAAACGCGAGGCGTCTCGCGCGAGCTTCGTGTCCTTTATGCCATACGCCTTTAGGTAATCGCCGAGCAGTGACACGGATTTTTGCCACTCCTCAAATCCCTCGAACGACTGATTGCCCGGATCAAGCTCCACGCCGACCGCCGACGGGGGCAAACCCCGCACAAGATCCCACGCCGCCGATGCCGTGGATATCAACTTGGTGTGATGAACCTGATAGATGACGCGAATATTGTTTTTTATACAAAGCTCCGTCATTCGCTCCATCACGCGGCGCGCCTCATCAAGGGCGGGAAGCGTCTCGCCCGGCGCCGGCTCAAAGTAGGCCATCCGAAACTCAGCGATCCCGTTTTCACTCAGAATGCGCAACCAGTCCGGATTTTTTTCGACCTCCTCCAATGTCCAGCCAACGGTTGCGAATCGCACGTCGATCCCCTCACCGCGCATGAAGCGGGTGAAGGCGCGCACATCGCGCTCCATTGTCGCGGGCTCGCACCAATAGCCTTCGCGTATGACGAGGTTCACCGCGTCCAGTCCGCAATCGTGTATGAGCCCGGCAAGCTCCATCCTGTCGAGCGGGCGAAAAAATTTCGGATAAATCGAGAATGTGATTTTCATGCAATGCGCTCCAGCATGTCCCGGGTCACCACGCACTGTGGCGGTTTTCCGGAAAGAAAAGCCTCTATGTCCGCCACCGCCCGCCTTCCCATATTATACGTGGCGGGGCCGGCCAGGTGCGAAGTATAATATACATTTGGCAAGGCGCGCAACGGGCTGTCCGCCGCCGCGGGCTCCGGATTGGAAACATCCAGGAACGCCCAAAGGCGCTCTTTTTCAAGCTCCCGTATAAGCGCATTTTCATCGATGCACTCCCCGCGCGACGTGTTGATAAAAACAGTGTCATCGCGCATGGCCTTGAAATGCTTTTCGCCAAGCAATCCGTGCGTCGAGGGAAGCACCGGAGTGTGCAGCGTCACGGCATCGGCGTTTTGGCAAAGCTCCATGAGATCACGAACAAGCCGCGCGCCGCGTTCCTCGGCCTCGTCCGGCTTTATATACGGATCATACAAATCAATCGCGCAGCCAAACGGGCGCAAGTATTCCATGACCAGTTTGCCGACTTCCGAAGCCCCGATTACGCCGACCCGGCAGGCTGACAAAACCTTCATGCCCGCCGGTCTTTCCGCGGGCCCCCGCCGGTTCGCCCGGGCATTGGGAATGATGCGGCGCAGGCCGACAATCAACTCGCCCACGACCATCTCCGCCACGCATTCGGCGATCGCGCCCTTGCATGACGCGACTGTCAATTCATGCCCGCCCCAGTCCTCGGCGAAAAAGTGTTTCACGCTGCCGCCGACATGCTCCCAAAACCGGAGATTGGGCGCGGCCGAAAATAACGCGGCAGAAGGCGCGGGGGCCCACCACGAGCCAACTGCGATATCACAGCCGCGCAACACATCCGCCGCCTCGGCCACGGATACTGGCTCCATCGCCCCGGTGGCCGTGACATCGCCAATCTCATGCAGACGCCGCCACGAGGCTTCATCAAATAAGTCCTCGCGCAAGGGCTTGTGAATTATCACTCCGATTTTTGGTTTCATTTGGCAGAAAAAATTGCGTCTTATTTGTCAGCATCATCCTTCATCACGGTGCCGTCGTCGGTATCCACGCGCTTCGCCAGCTTCAACTGGCGGAAGAGACTCCGCAGGTCCTTCCACACGCCGACGGTAAACCACAGTGTCGTGAATATCGCCAAAACAAAACTGATCCACACGGACGTGATCATGGCGTAGTTGAACCACCAGTCCTCGGACAGGCGCCCGACGAACAATGTCCACAGCAAAATGCCCACGGCGAGCAGGTTCAGGCCGAGCGTCCAGCCCACCACGCCGATCGTGATCGCCTTGTCGCCGCGCGTGAAGTTCTCATCTATATTAAGAAGTTTGGTAAGCCAGTTTTTGCGCACCGGTTTCTCGACCACATTGGGTTCCTCCAGCTTGTATTTTCCGCGGTGCAGCATCTTTTCCAGATTAAAAGGATGCCGGCAGGTGATGAGTGACACGATTATATAACTCGAGCCCGCGACAGCCGCCGTGATTGCCGAGAGGTGGATTCCATTCAACGGACAGTGCTCCGGATTTGCCGCGAAAAACTCCGCGATGGTTCCTCCCGGCTGGGCCATGCCCGCCGCCCACTTGGCCAGCGGTTTCCAGAACTGCTGCATGATATTGAAGAATACACCGAGGCCCGCGCCGATGCTCATCGCCGTCCACGCGCCCGCATTGGTGCCGCGTTTCCAATACAAGCCTCCCCACACCACAAATCCGATGCCGCCCAGGTAGATCGCCCCGATCAGGGCGACAATCATGACAAGATAATCAACCGGCTTGAACAAAATGCTGAACGTGCACGCAAACGCGGCCACGCAAAACACGGTTATCCTGAGCCAGCGCACATGCTCCTTCGGCGCAAACGGTTTTTTGCGCATGGGCATGATGACATCCTGGAGAATGGTCGAGCCGTGCCCGTGCAATTGCACGCCCTGCGCGGCCAGCAAACCAAACAGCAAGATCGCCAAAAGGCAGCCCTTCACGCCCGGTGCGAGAAACGCTCCCAGCGCCATCGGCATGCTCATCTGCGTGCGCAATTGCGGATAGTCGATTGTATCAAGCCCCGCCTGCACCATTGCCTGCTCTTTCGAAAAGTCCGCATGATGCAGCACCGTGAACGCCGCTATGGAAATGAGCACGCTCATGGCGATGTAACAATAACCGCGCCAGTTTCCGAGTATCTGGGCCATGCGCCCCTCGTGCGCGGTTTTCGCCGCCGCGGCAAAACCCTGCTGCCACGCCGTGCCACGGTAATAGTATAAACTCATGCCAATGCTAAGCAGAATATAAATACCGTTAAAATCCGACCGCCCGCTAATCTCGAACGGATCGACAAACGACGCTCCCGGCGCGCCCGATGTAAGCGCTTCGCGCATCTGCGTGACCGAAATGGTGCCTATAATAAAAATGGCCACCACGATATAAAAGAATCCCGATATCACGCCCTCGATACAATCCGTGATCATCACGCTGATCTGTCCCCCGCTGAGCGCGAAATAGAGCGATATCGCCATCAGAACCAACATGATGATGACGAATGTCGGCATGCTAAACGAGCCTATCGTCACAGTGTTTGGCAAATTGCAAAAATAGACAAAAAAGCGAGCCCCAACGGCGGGCTGCACGCCGAAGTTTAATATTCCGGAAAATACGGCGAGAAAGCTGGCAAAGACCCGGAGCCCCCTGCTGTAGCGCATCTCGAAGAATTGATGAAAGGTAAGCGCGCGCGTTTCGCGAAACCGGTAAACCACCAGCCCGAATATCGCGATAAAGAAGAATATGATGTCGCGCGACGTGTTCCAGAAATTCAGGGAGAACCCCGTTCTGGAAAAGACTTCCAGCGCCGTGATCAGCAACATCACGCTGGAGCCCGTCTCGGCAAGCGCGGTGCAAATCAAATAACGCCCGGCGCAACGATTGGCGGCAAGAAAATCCGCCACGCTGTGCATGTATCGTTTAAGATAAACGGAAATGCCCAGGACAAACGCCAGCGGCACAAAAATGATCAGTATGTCGTATATGCTTAGATTCATGAAAATATTCCCCTGTATGTTTATTAATCAAATTTGAAACCGTCACAGCCGGCGCCCGCCAGATTGACGCGATGCCCCGAGCGATAGCTTTCCCGAATCGCGCATGTGTAATCGTAGGCGCGAATGCCATCCTCGATGCCGACCGGCATCGGCCCGCCCGCGAGCCATGCGTCAATGAAATCCTTCATTTGCGCGGAATTGCGATCAATCTCGCCGCCGTCGCCCAATTCAGGGCCGAGCGACCACTCATAGGTTTCCTCGGCGGCGCGCGCGCGATCCTTATACACACGCACAAAGGTGTCCTTGCCCCATTGATACTGGATGCCAAGCCCCTCGGCATGCACGGTTCCGCGCTGCACGTATTGATGACTGTTTTGCGACAATGCGAAAACAGCCATGCCGCCTTTTTTATACAAAAAGGCGGCGTTCAGCTCGCGCTCCTCGTGAGGCAGCGGCACGCCGGGCGGCGTGTAAGCCGTGGCGGTCACCGAATCCATCGCGCCGCCCAGCCACCAGAGCCAGTCAAACACATGGCAGCAATGTTGCAAAAGTTCGCCGCCGGATTGTTCGAGTCGCTGGCGCCAGCCGTATTGCGAGGGATCAATCGGCGTCTTGCGCTCGGGCGTGAGCCAGTGGTGATGCACGCCAAGAATGCGCCCCGCCTCGGGGCGGCGGAGGATTTCCGCCACCTTGCGATAGGGCGTGACATAGCGATACGAAAGCCCGACGTAACAACGCACGGGGTGCTTTTTATGGGCAGCGAGTATTTTCGCCCTGCCCTCCTGGCTCACGCAGACCGGCTTTTCCAAATACACATCCTTCCCGGCCTGCGCGGCCTTTGCAAAGGCATCGGCATGCAAAAACGGGGGCAGACTTATCAAGACGACATCCACATCGGGGCATGCCAGAAACTCGGCCTCGGACTCAAATGCGCGGCCGCCATATTTTTCAGCGGCAAAACGCGCCTTGGACTGGTCGATGTCATAACACGCGGCAATCCGCACGACATCACCCGCCGCCACGGCGGCGGCCTCCATGAGATCGCGCGTGCGATACATGTTGCAGCCGTAAAGTCCGAATCGGATTTTGTTTTTCATAAATATTAAAGTGTCAACGGGCCAAGGGCGAAATATTCAATTCGCCCGCGTCGGTAATATAACAAGTGAACCAGCTATACATGGAGCCGCCCTGGTTTTTCACCACCAGACGGTTCACGCCCTTCCTCAGTTTTACGGAAACCGGACACGGTTTCCATGCGTTGAAATACGCGCCGGTGTTTTGCTGTGTTTTTAAGTTTCCAGCAGGCTTCAACAGCTCGCCGTTCAGCCAGGCGTTGGCCCACCAGTCGGAGCCTATGTAGATCAACACATCCCGATCGCCGGGGCTTTCGATAAATGTCTGCGCATAACCGATGCCAAATCCCGTCAGGCCCGCGCGCGTGGCAAAGTTCACCCCGGCATCCTCGTGCGTGCCCACAATTTCGGTTGTGCGCCTCCAGCGGATTTCCTGATTTTTCTCATTCCGAAACACCATGCGCTCCCCTCCCGCATTTTCAGCCTCGGGACCATAAGCGGTTTCCATGCCTCGTTTCACGTTGGCATCGGTCATGGCATTATTTTTCCAAAATCCGTCAAAAGGCGCGGCGACGGCCCAGCTTGCGGTATTGAGCGGGCGCAAACGCGGAACGAGCTTCGCGGCATAAATGCCAAAGGCACCGCTCATTTCCCCGTTAGTGGAAGCGCGCTCGATCCGCAGGCGCGTTTTGCCCGACGGGAGAAGCACAGCGGGGAAAATGGTTTTCTCCGGGCTGCCGGCGACGTTTGTCCTCGCGCAAACGGAAAGACGCGTCCCCCCAAGCGAGACAATGAGTTCGCCGGGAACCATGGACACATGCCCCAGCGACAACTGGTAATAACTCGCGGCGGGTGCCTCCAAATCGAACTCGATCACGCCCGCATCACCGGCGCGCACGACTTTTCCGAAACGCCACTCCGGATTGAATGTCTCGGTGTCGGCAAATTGCGCGTCAATGCCCGCCGAAACCACACGCAAATTAAATAGTGCCTCCGCGTCCAAAAATGGATCGTCGGGATCGAAACGTTCCGCGCGTAAATTCTCCAACAAGTCCGGAAAACGCGTCTCGACCTGGCGCTCCGGATAGCGTCCCGTCTTTTCATAAACGGACATCATGCGCGCGGACGAAAGCAGCGTGCGCGCGCGCCAATAGGATTTCGATCCCAGCGCCGCGGCGGCGGCATCCACGCCGAGTCGGAACTGCGCTTTTTCATCACCGGAAAACGAGGTCGCGAACACGCCCGACTCGATTTCCGCGAGCAGTTTTTTCGCAAACGTCAAACGCCGTTTGACAAAGTCGATTTCACCGTCCGGCACGCTGGTGGTCGCGCCTGTGATTGAAGCCCCCGCCGGCGCCTCAAAGGCGCGCAGCTCAAACGGAGCCAGCGCGAGCGGGAGCCGCCCGTTTTCGATTGTTATTTTTTCATCGCGCCCCAAGCCGCAGACCTCCCGCGCGCCGCTTATATCAAGAGCCATTTCCACCGCGTAACGCTCGCGGTTGACGACGTAGAACAGCGTCTTGTCCGGCTCCACGCGCTGCCACGCGGCGGCGGGATCGCGCGCGAAGGGCAGCGGCTCAAAGGGCTTGCGCGGCAGGCTGGCAAACGCGCGCATCCAGTTTATATAAAAATCGCGCTGGCCGAAAAGCAGCGGATAACCGCCGTCGCGCATCATCATCGTGTCCTGCCCGGCAAGTATGACCGCAAGCGGCTCGAGCGCGTTGATTCCCGCCGGGGCAGACGACGAGCAATAATGCCAGCGCGGCAGCGGCGCACCCAATTTGGCGAGGGGAAATTGCGGCCCCCATTCCTGATACGCGCCGCCCATGGCCGCGGCCCGCGTCATGTTGTATCCGATTTTTAGATTCTCCGGAGTTTGAAAACGATCATACGCTTTTTGATCGGCAAGATATGTGAATGTTTTTCCGCGCCCGTATGATGTAGCCGGAACAATCGCGATGCCCGGCATGCGCGCGAGCATTTCGAGATCGAAACCCATTTCGGAAAAACGCTCGCGCACATCCGCTGGAATGCTGGGCGCGTGGTTTTCGTCCTGCCGGCCGTCACCGCAAAGAAAAAGTGTGAGGTCGGGACTTCTGGCGCGAATGCGGGCGACGAGACGTTGCAAATAATCGGTCAGGCGCGCCGAGCGCCACGCGATCCACCCCGCCTTGTTTTCCGGATTCGTGAGAAAACGATATCGAGCCTCAAAACGTTTTTCGGGATCATCGCCCGCGGGAACCTTGATGCCGGTGTCCTTCTCAAACTCGCGCACGGTCCAATCCTCGTATCCCCAGTTCAGGCTGGAAATGGCGTAGAGTCCGTCCCACTGCCACGGATCGAGACGCCCCGACATGCCCGCAAACGAGCGCGTGTCGGCAAGCGCATCGGCCAGCTCGCCGTAGATGGAAATCATCATGTTTTGCACATGCGGATGCAGGATGTTCCAGTTCGGCCAGGTGCCCTCGGACGCGCCGCCGGATGTCGCGGCGGTGCTCGTGCTGAATCCCCACCAAGTGCGCGTGTAGAGATCATCGGGATTTTCCACGCCGGCGCGCATCACCGTTTCGTTGAAGTAGCGCAGGCGCGCCAGAAATATTTCCGCCACATAACTGAGTCCGTATTTTTCGCAAAGCAGCGCGCTAATGCGCGGGAGGTTGTAGTGCTTGAGCAAATATCCGTCGAGAACCGGTGAGTCGTAGGTGGCTTGCTGGTAGGCGACGACGGTGGGCCAGAAGGCGTTCGTGCCCGTGTGCGCGAGCCACTGCATGGTGCGCTTGAGTCCGATAAAATCGCGCGCATGCGCGGGCAGATTCGGGGGCGTGTTGAAGTGTGTGTGCCAGCGCTCGTGCTCCTCCATCCACATGCCGACGAATCGTCCCCGGCCGTTGATTCCGAGCGCGGGCAAGTCGCCATCGACACGATACACGCGGATTCGCGCGGCGGCGGCCCGCTTGCCGATGCGACTGCTCACAATCCCGAGGTTCACATCGCCGCCGTTCGGCCAGAACATGACTTTCTCTGTGAGCATTTTGTTTGAAAGCGGCAGATAACCGCCGGTCTCGTAACCAAAAGTCGGCGGCAGGTAGCCGCGCATTTTTTTCCCCGCCCCGCCCTTTTCATAAATATCAACAATCGACACGCACACGGAGCGCCAGTCGTCGTCGGGATGCTCGATCTCGATCACGAAGGGCTTTCCCGGCTCGATGTTTTCGAGCAAATACGAAAACCCGGAAAAGTTTTCAGCAAGCGCAGCGGGGTGCGCCGCCACCGCGGGACCAAGGCCGTTGTTGCTTTCGCGATAACGCCCCGCGGGAATCGTTACCACGCGCGTCTCGCCGTTGGCCTCCCAATAATTTTCACCGGGCCGGACAGGCGCTCCGTTGACGGTGTTTGCCACGCAGTCGATATCATAAACAAGCGTGCGCGCCGTCTCCGAAACAACAGCGGACGCGGGCTGCGCGACAGGCTCCGTATCAATGACAAAATACGCACTCTCGACAAATTCCTGCTGCGAGAGCACGCGCCCGCCGGTTTTTGCCACAAGGCAAAACACACCCTCCTTGTCGCACGGAATCTCAATATCCCTGACCGAATAATCCTCCGCGGCGGGAAACTCGAGCGTGGCGATCTTTGTTTCCGCGCGCGTAAGCTCGTTGACACGATGGATGTCGTAGCTGGCGGCGACATTGTCACCGCCGCCGGTGACGCGCAGCCAAAGCGACTCGCCCTTTCGCAGTTCGCGCCTGCTCATGATCCGCGCCTCAACGCGATCCTGCGCGGCGGTCCCCGCCTCCTCGACACGCCACGAGCGCGCAAACCCCGCCGGAAACGCCATGCGCCCGACGCGCTTGAAACTTACCGTGTGCCTGCCCGCGCCGAGTCGGAGATTCGCGACCTTTGTCCATTCCGGGTCGGGCTCCCCGCGCTGTTTCGACGCATCGGCCCATTCGGCAACCGACTTGATGCTGCCGCCGAAAAAAAGCGAAACCCGCCGCCCGTCGACAAACACCTCGCGCGCGAGCGACGGCAAATGCTGAAGTGAAAGCACATACCAGCCATCACGCGGCACGGTAAAATCGTAACTCGCCTCGACGCGATTCGCCTGTGTCGGCCCGGCGCCGGGATCGCTCCAATTCGTGGGAAACGACACCCTGCCATGATCGGGATCACTCACGCTGCGCTCGATGCGGAACGACGCTTCCCCAGTTTGCGCGATGGCGCACACGCCAAAAAAGGCAAGAGGCACCATCCACAAAAGCAGATAACGAACGGGGCGAAAGGGATTCATCGTTGAAACAAATGCAATAGGCCGGGAAATCACCCGCAAGGGGGGCTTCGGTTTATCGTTAAGTCCGCAGGG
This genomic interval carries:
- a CDS encoding sugar phosphate isomerase/epimerase family protein yields the protein MKITFSIYPKFFRPLDRMELAGLIHDCGLDAVNLVIREGYWCEPATMERDVRAFTRFMRGEGIDVRFATVGWTLEEVEKNPDWLRILSENGIAEFRMAYFEPAPGETLPALDEARRVMERMTELCIKNNIRVIYQVHHTKLISTASAAWDLVRGLPPSAVGVELDPGNQSFEGFEEWQKSVSLLGDYLKAYGIKDTKLARDASRFNEPDKGWARDWCSAEEGVVNWHEVTRPLARRRWSGTFVFMPFYHEHDIVLQARVLKREVKYIRNIVAAETAAAGENF
- a CDS encoding alpha-amylase family protein encodes the protein MKPHSLRFRQVHLDFHTSPAIPGIGSRFDKKRWQDCLREAAVDSITLFSKCHHGWSYHPTKVGRMHPGLSFDLLRAQYDACKEIGINVPVYLSAGLDNVMSHEHPEWRELDADGRVIGAPPLKAGFHKMDFLSPYLDYLCAQIEEAVRLFPDCDGIFLDIVSPFPGCSRWALDYMKAAGLDPRNEEDRKLCAEAAGRIYCEKTNAAARILRAGMPVFHNSGHIPRGRRDVIRYQSHLELESLPTGGWGYDHFPESASYVAQLGLPYLGMTGKFHTTWGEFGGLKHPNALKYECAAMLAFGARCSVGDQLHPDGDLDASTYEIIGNAYRDVRAKEAWCADAAPVAQIAILSSESEHPGTTRHNAPDTGATRVLLEEHHAFVMVDRESDWSSYDIVIFPDDIRLDEQLEKKTRAYLGAGGKLFLTGESGLRADGGGFALDIGAEWMGASEYSPEYILPRSDLRPDYVKTPFVVYARSQRIKPASGSGLGDIYEPYFNRTFEHFCSHQHAPGRREPSGFAAGSHKGNILYLAHAAFTGYRAHGQVVYRQFIGACLRLLLNGADLVKTNLPSTGRVTVTRQEAQNRNVVHLLYANTVGRGGALKLDGGNANIAGGNIEIIEDIVPLYNVELSLRMKEKPAKVTLEPQGEALPFDTEDGERIRVTVPRLECHQMVVFQQ
- a CDS encoding hydroxyacid dehydrogenase, with translation MKPKIGVIIHKPLREDLFDEASWRRLHEIGDVTATGAMEPVSVAEAADVLRGCDIAVGSWWAPAPSAALFSAAPNLRFWEHVGGSVKHFFAEDWGGHELTVASCKGAIAECVAEMVVGELIVGLRRIIPNARANRRGPAERPAGMKVLSACRVGVIGASEVGKLVMEYLRPFGCAIDLYDPYIKPDEAEERGARLVRDLMELCQNADAVTLHTPVLPSTHGLLGEKHFKAMRDDTVFINTSRGECIDENALIRELEKERLWAFLDVSNPEPAAADSPLRALPNVYYTSHLAGPATYNMGRRAVADIEAFLSGKPPQCVVTRDMLERIA
- a CDS encoding acetylxylan esterase, whose product is MKLRSTITLFCCLCFITTVLNAMEMNLAGKFDPKPSPPHEALLQFWSEGNDDLIFTKAKSGDAITLRCRAGVRAVSLKWTLARNLFEQPFSSGPGVARPENGFVITIPTARLMPGLYDLRVAVDCGAEKPVVGICTFGFDVDKMHITDSRPADFSEFWKRQIRALDNVSLDAKAESVRTFSSAEINAYNAAHASLPPDYDPEGHRFEAVEAGKVSFASVDGVRIHGWLAKPKGGAGPFPAMLVLPGAGFAARPMPLEHARHGFLALDIQVHGQPVDAEKYSELPGYSRDKKYEPAEAFYYRNIYLNVVQALRYLRSRSDVDKSRIVVVGGSQGGRLSIVAAALDGEVAAAVPAIAHFANLPYLDWARDCNAAAPRLDGMSGMINPPLAGTPAARCLAYYDTMNFAPDVRCPVMMNAGLIDAVSPATGVYAIYARLAASEKRIVALPGIAHDWSAEFDRRAWRWLDRVLKISNPETPHNK
- a CDS encoding uroporphyrinogen decarboxylase family protein, giving the protein MGMNARERFLNTLNYQCVDRRPCYLAWAWFDTLARWRREGLPADVTDVHEHLGVSEYGYKMCNITPAAGVFPDYPVQTLREDEQFVYRTDRYGRTVKEFKDHSSFPEWLEFPVKTGADLRRLMDEHFDVENLDARFPSDWLGQIRAAGERGDIIMIDGGCYYWTLRSIAGIDGAAYLLYDEPELVGELFERYNTVVMEGLRRAVQVTQIDIIGFGEDFAFKNGPLISPAMFRQMILPHYKKAMDFAHSHNIHLTWHDSDGDCRLLLPDMLSVGVNSTCPCEVASGMDPVDLRRQFGRDLRIGGGFDKRIIPQGRRAMAAEFARLRPVIEEGGYIPGIDHSIPADISYDCYREYIDELINATAWV